One stretch of Leptospira mtsangambouensis DNA includes these proteins:
- a CDS encoding ABC transporter permease has product MLAIEIQNLNKSYKIGNSKFPVLSGINLEISQGEFVAIMGPSGSGKSTLLQVMGLLDHVDSGTYRLFGRTVSGESSDVLSDVRGSMIGFVFQQFHLLAKSNASQNVSLPSLYTNVDHTEIRAEEQLRKVGLESRMFHTPNELSGGQQQRVAIARALLVDPPIIFADEPTGNLDSKSKIEIMLELQRLHREGKTIVMVTHEPEMAEFCDRIIHVSDGKIVSDEGKKKKKELVTFPKTNLKRKTGWPLFQGIFLQSLFSLSSNRLRTFLSALGILFGVVCVISVMALGEGAKKSVEEQFSSLGANLVIVRTGGMRSGGVSLEAGTVNRLDVFDVGAVAKKFPEVKQISAVVNGRGQLVFGNRNWNSYITGASPNYEALRNLEPVEGRFFTEEENQKRALVCLVGNTVVKELYEGKNPVGTYLKVNRILFRVIGLLPEKGSAGFRDQDDVILMPLHTAMRRLLNKDAVDSLEMELEKTESSDEFTTSLKRFLHKRHGTNESMGNIYQVMNMADIQSAVSETNQTMTTLLIALATVSLVVGGIGIMNIMLVSVKERTKEIGLRKALGARESDIRMQFLIESTLTSLTGGIVGLVFGILSVLFLQEYFGWSIVLSFPSIGFAFLFSITIGILFGWWPSEYAAKLSPIVALRSE; this is encoded by the coding sequence TTGTTAGCAATTGAAATTCAGAATTTAAATAAATCCTATAAAATCGGGAATTCAAAGTTTCCAGTTCTTTCTGGAATTAATTTAGAAATTTCGCAAGGTGAATTTGTGGCGATCATGGGTCCTTCCGGTTCTGGTAAATCCACACTTTTGCAAGTGATGGGACTACTGGACCATGTGGATTCTGGCACCTATCGTTTGTTTGGTCGAACGGTCAGTGGAGAATCTTCTGATGTATTGTCAGATGTCCGAGGCAGTATGATTGGATTTGTATTCCAACAATTCCATTTGTTAGCAAAATCGAATGCATCGCAAAACGTAAGTTTACCTTCTTTGTATACAAATGTGGATCATACAGAAATAAGAGCTGAAGAACAACTTCGAAAAGTGGGTTTGGAAAGTAGAATGTTTCATACTCCCAATGAACTCTCAGGTGGCCAACAACAAAGGGTTGCCATCGCAAGAGCACTGCTTGTCGATCCACCTATTATTTTTGCTGACGAACCTACTGGAAACTTAGATTCCAAAAGTAAAATTGAAATCATGTTGGAATTACAACGCCTTCATAGGGAAGGAAAAACCATTGTGATGGTAACTCATGAACCAGAAATGGCAGAGTTTTGCGATCGAATCATTCATGTGAGTGATGGAAAGATTGTTTCCGATGAAGGGAAAAAGAAAAAAAAAGAATTGGTTACCTTTCCTAAAACAAATTTGAAACGGAAAACGGGTTGGCCTCTATTCCAAGGAATTTTTTTACAATCCTTGTTTTCTTTATCATCAAATCGTTTGCGAACTTTTTTATCAGCTCTTGGAATTCTTTTTGGTGTTGTTTGTGTGATTTCAGTGATGGCACTAGGCGAGGGAGCAAAAAAATCAGTAGAGGAACAATTTTCTTCGTTAGGTGCTAATTTGGTCATTGTAAGAACAGGTGGAATGCGTAGCGGGGGAGTTTCGCTGGAGGCAGGTACTGTCAACCGCCTGGATGTTTTTGATGTAGGAGCTGTGGCTAAAAAATTTCCAGAGGTAAAACAAATCTCCGCTGTTGTGAACGGAAGAGGACAACTTGTTTTTGGAAATCGAAATTGGAATAGTTATATCACAGGTGCCAGTCCAAATTATGAAGCGTTAAGAAATTTGGAACCTGTGGAAGGAAGATTTTTTACAGAAGAGGAAAACCAAAAAAGAGCCTTAGTTTGTCTTGTGGGAAATACAGTGGTTAAAGAACTGTATGAAGGAAAAAATCCTGTAGGAACTTATTTAAAAGTAAATCGAATTCTGTTTCGTGTGATTGGACTTTTACCTGAAAAAGGGAGTGCTGGATTTCGTGACCAAGACGATGTGATTCTTATGCCTTTGCATACTGCCATGCGAAGGTTATTAAACAAAGATGCTGTCGACAGTTTAGAAATGGAATTAGAAAAAACAGAATCTTCAGATGAATTCACAACTTCTTTAAAACGTTTTTTACACAAAAGACATGGAACCAACGAATCAATGGGTAATATTTACCAAGTAATGAATATGGCTGACATCCAATCAGCAGTCTCTGAAACAAACCAAACAATGACAACCTTACTCATTGCACTGGCAACCGTATCTCTTGTTGTCGGTGGGATTGGAATTATGAACATTATGTTGGTATCTGTGAAGGAACGAACCAAAGAAATTGGCCTACGGAAAGCTCTCGGTGCGAGGGAATCAGACATTCGTATGCAATTTTTAATAGAATCCACTTTGACAAGTTTGACGGGAGGAATTGTTGGACTTGTTTTTGGAATTTTATCTGTTTTGTTTTTACAAGAATACTTTGGGTGGAGTATTGTTTTATCCTTTCCTTCTATTGGATTTGCTTTTCTATTTTCCATAACGATCGGAATTCTTTTTGGCTGGTGGCCTTCTGAATATGCAGCAAAATTGAGTCCCATTGTGGCCCTAAGATCAGAATGA
- a CDS encoding efflux RND transporter periplasmic adaptor subunit yields MKIKFVLIAVVLVIISLSIYFFGFGKSKPNMKLESSKVFRGDLIVTVRATGSAIPKNRLEIKPPIAGRVESILVNEGNHVARGKIIAWMSSTERAALLDAARAKGEEELKKWEDFYKPTPVISPLRGLVIASNISPGQTVTQQDILYVLSDNLMIQAKVDETDLSKIKIGQLANVTVDSYSDAVIQAKVTHIGYEAVTENNVTMYNVDLELKTIPEYLRSGMSITIDFIVSEERDVLLLANEFVKGKSEKGIVLKKIEGELVEFSVSIGKSDDQNTVILSGLEENEVVYRKKKIQEEKKSGSNGPFSSPKMPKR; encoded by the coding sequence ATGAAGATTAAATTTGTTTTGATAGCAGTTGTGTTGGTGATCATTTCACTTTCCATTTATTTTTTTGGATTTGGGAAATCAAAACCAAATATGAAACTAGAATCTTCCAAAGTGTTTCGTGGAGATTTGATTGTTACTGTGCGTGCCACAGGTTCAGCCATCCCCAAAAATCGATTGGAGATCAAACCACCAATTGCCGGGCGTGTGGAATCCATTTTAGTCAATGAAGGAAACCACGTAGCACGTGGCAAAATCATTGCATGGATGAGTTCAACGGAAAGGGCAGCTTTGTTGGATGCTGCTAGGGCCAAAGGGGAAGAAGAACTTAAAAAATGGGAAGATTTTTATAAACCAACGCCAGTCATTTCACCTTTACGTGGTTTGGTGATTGCATCCAACATCAGTCCTGGGCAAACAGTAACCCAACAAGATATCCTCTATGTTCTTTCAGATAATTTGATGATCCAAGCAAAAGTTGACGAAACAGATCTTTCCAAAATAAAAATTGGCCAACTCGCAAATGTAACTGTTGATTCTTATTCAGATGCCGTCATCCAAGCTAAGGTAACACATATTGGATATGAAGCCGTTACAGAAAATAATGTGACTATGTACAATGTAGACTTGGAATTAAAAACCATTCCTGAATATCTAAGGAGTGGGATGTCGATAACAATTGACTTTATTGTTTCCGAAGAAAGAGATGTTTTGCTTCTTGCCAATGAGTTTGTAAAAGGGAAATCGGAGAAAGGTATTGTTTTAAAAAAGATAGAAGGGGAGTTAGTGGAATTCTCTGTTAGTATTGGAAAGAGTGATGATCAAAATACTGTGATCCTCTCCGGACTTGAAGAAAACGAAGTAGTATATCGAAAGAAAAAAATTCAGGAAGAAAAAAAGTCCGGTAGTAACGGTCCATTTTCTTCACCTAAAATGCCCAAGAGATAA
- a CDS encoding TolC family protein has product MKFHRILLFVLVTTGSVVTLSAKPILIKELWQTALQSNPEFLSAKADYDKAFFENEKSYASYLPTVNVLASARQSSANFSGSGTVNDPLINGSAGTASNTNQQTSSGESRPTAINRYSVGLSTNQNLFAGFKDKSGIDKTEALLQAAKQTLHDSRLKVCFELKSGYAQMLYAKELHQLSEKIKDRRTKNRDLVKLRYEVGREHKGSFLLSESFVKQAEFEVSSAFRLFESNVNEVERVISNRLDININSEFVYEPVLEKKFSEKEKENLLESHPSVMAEQSKVRAAQANIGVAEAGFYPDLNLSATVTRQDDVWLPKPRNYSFGLNLTYPLFNGGRDYYNVKIAKTEYEKSIHTRDAKKNSLTFSLEQSHLNFKNASEQLVVLTEFYKASEIRAMIARSQYSNGLISFENWDIIENDLINREKNLLIGKRDLGLAEATYLRNLGKCFDED; this is encoded by the coding sequence GTGAAGTTTCATCGTATTCTATTGTTTGTTTTGGTAACAACAGGGTCAGTTGTTACCCTTTCGGCAAAACCTATTCTCATTAAAGAACTTTGGCAAACAGCCTTACAATCCAATCCTGAATTTTTATCGGCAAAGGCAGATTACGACAAAGCCTTTTTCGAAAACGAAAAAAGTTACGCTTCTTATTTACCTACCGTAAATGTTTTGGCTTCAGCAAGACAATCGTCCGCCAATTTTAGTGGATCGGGAACTGTGAATGATCCTTTGATCAATGGATCGGCTGGAACAGCTTCAAATACAAACCAACAAACCAGTTCAGGGGAATCAAGACCAACGGCAATCAATCGTTATTCAGTAGGCCTTAGCACCAACCAAAACCTTTTTGCCGGATTTAAGGATAAAAGTGGAATAGATAAAACAGAAGCTTTGTTGCAAGCAGCCAAACAGACATTACATGATTCTAGGTTGAAAGTTTGTTTTGAACTAAAGTCAGGTTACGCACAGATGTTGTATGCCAAAGAATTACACCAACTTTCAGAAAAAATCAAAGACCGACGTACAAAAAATCGTGATTTGGTAAAACTTCGATATGAAGTGGGTAGGGAACATAAGGGAAGTTTTTTACTTAGTGAATCTTTTGTAAAACAAGCCGAATTTGAAGTGTCTTCTGCCTTTCGATTGTTTGAAAGTAATGTAAATGAAGTGGAGAGAGTAATCTCCAATCGTTTGGATATCAATATCAATTCAGAATTTGTGTATGAGCCAGTTTTGGAAAAAAAGTTTTCGGAAAAAGAAAAGGAAAACTTGTTAGAGTCACATCCCTCTGTAATGGCGGAACAATCCAAAGTGCGCGCTGCACAGGCAAATATTGGTGTGGCAGAAGCAGGGTTTTATCCTGATCTGAATTTAAGCGCGACTGTCACCAGGCAAGATGATGTATGGTTACCAAAACCAAGAAATTATAGTTTTGGTTTGAACTTAACCTATCCATTGTTCAATGGTGGAAGAGATTATTATAATGTTAAAATTGCAAAAACTGAATATGAAAAATCAATTCATACAAGAGATGCCAAAAAAAACTCTCTGACATTTTCCTTAGAACAGTCACATCTCAATTTCAAAAATGCATCGGAACAGTTGGTTGTATTGACAGAATTTTATAAAGCTTCGGAGATTCGTGCCATGATAGCCAGATCACAGTATTCGAATGGACTGATCAGTTTTGAAAATTGGGATATCATCGAAAACGATTTGATCAACCGAGAAAAAAATCTATTGATAGGCAAACGGGATTTAGGTTTGGCAGAAGCTACGTATTTGAGAAATTTAGGAAAGTGTTTTGATGAAGATTAA
- a CDS encoding TPM domain-containing protein, with protein MQRVLVFSLLFFFPIFIQAKDVPTLTGRVVDETWTLDSGFVSALERQLKEHESKTSNQIAVLVVPSLEGEGIEEYSMKVVEAWKLGQKKKDNGVLLLIAINDRKLRIEVGYGLEGNLTDVLCHHIIEKEIKPYFKKGDIQSGIQNGINAIIDAIQGTYTAPIPDDYSHLGPLSFLGELSHGQEEIPFGVKVFVSIFVLFILGIFTYIAANAPYIGWFIYFFLFPFWSLFPTAIHGANVGASVFLTYAIGIGLYKLYHLLTPHGRKRMKKGVFGGTSRSSGSSGWSSGGGGFRSGGFSGGGGSFGGGGSSGSW; from the coding sequence ATGCAGAGAGTATTGGTTTTTTCTCTTCTTTTCTTTTTTCCCATTTTCATCCAAGCAAAAGACGTTCCCACTTTGACTGGTAGAGTTGTGGACGAAACCTGGACTTTGGATTCTGGTTTTGTTTCCGCTTTAGAAAGGCAACTGAAAGAACATGAAAGTAAAACCAGCAACCAAATTGCGGTATTAGTGGTTCCGTCATTAGAAGGTGAAGGAATAGAAGAATATTCCATGAAAGTTGTGGAGGCATGGAAATTAGGCCAAAAGAAAAAGGATAACGGAGTTTTATTGTTAATTGCCATAAACGATCGAAAATTACGGATCGAAGTGGGATATGGATTGGAAGGAAATCTAACGGATGTTCTTTGTCACCATATCATAGAAAAAGAAATAAAACCTTATTTTAAAAAAGGAGATATCCAATCTGGAATTCAGAATGGTATCAATGCAATTATTGATGCGATCCAAGGTACTTATACGGCTCCAATTCCCGATGATTATTCCCATTTAGGTCCATTGTCTTTTTTGGGAGAGTTATCACATGGACAAGAAGAAATTCCTTTTGGAGTAAAGGTGTTTGTTTCCATTTTCGTTTTGTTTATTCTTGGTATTTTTACTTATATAGCAGCTAATGCACCTTATATTGGTTGGTTTATCTACTTCTTTTTGTTTCCTTTTTGGAGTTTATTTCCAACAGCAATTCATGGTGCCAATGTAGGTGCTTCTGTATTTTTGACTTATGCGATTGGAATTGGACTATATAAACTCTACCATTTGTTAACGCCACATGGAAGGAAAAGAATGAAAAAAGGTGTATTTGGTGGAACTTCCCGCAGTTCAGGAAGCAGTGGTTGGTCGAGTGGTGGTGGAGGATTTCGTTCGGGTGGATTTAGCGGTGGCGGCGGAAGTTTTGGAGGAGGAGGGAGTTCCGGGAGTTGGTAA
- a CDS encoding SulP family inorganic anion transporter → MNNQNKPKDWLPGLKENWRSDIVSGFIVFLIALPLCLGISLASGAPPMAGIFSGIVGGIIASLLSGSHLTINGPAAGLIAVVLNSIMVLGGGDPKLGFELTLAAIVIAGAIQVVLGLVKAGNLTVYFPISVVHGMMAAIGIIIISKQFYVALGITPKAKTIGGLLLEIPSSFPFVNPEVAIIGISAIVIIAVLAKIKNPLVKKLPAPLVAVLVGIVLGLVFDLADEHSYTLLDQTYKIGPEKLVNLPDHIYDGITFPDFSRWKDGIFWVMVITIALIASIESLLTATAVDNTDPYRRKSNMDRELVAKGAGNFLLGWIGGLPIIAEVVRSSANMENGAKTRWSNFFHGLFLLFFILLLPGLIHRIPLASLAGILIMVGIRLASPHVFKETYDKGWDQIVIFTVTVVLTIVEDLLVGVFCGIVTAILIQIYFGVPLRYIFVADITVKSENKVHELYVKHALLFSNMISLKLLLRKVTPGERVDLKFDKNVKMIGFSAIEFLQSFKRDYELRGGQVNLIGFEDLKPISTYYGATRIHK, encoded by the coding sequence ATGAACAATCAAAATAAACCAAAAGATTGGTTACCCGGGTTAAAGGAAAACTGGAGATCTGATATTGTCTCCGGTTTTATTGTGTTTCTGATTGCATTGCCGCTATGTTTGGGCATTTCACTTGCTTCGGGAGCACCACCAATGGCTGGAATTTTTTCGGGGATTGTTGGTGGAATCATTGCTTCCTTACTGAGTGGCTCCCACCTAACAATCAACGGACCAGCCGCTGGGCTCATAGCCGTTGTTTTGAATTCGATTATGGTTCTTGGTGGTGGAGATCCAAAACTTGGATTTGAACTCACCCTTGCGGCCATTGTAATTGCAGGTGCTATCCAAGTCGTTTTGGGACTTGTGAAAGCAGGCAATTTAACTGTCTATTTTCCAATTTCAGTTGTTCACGGAATGATGGCTGCCATTGGAATTATCATTATCTCAAAACAGTTTTATGTAGCTCTGGGAATAACCCCGAAGGCAAAAACTATCGGTGGATTACTTTTAGAAATACCTTCGAGTTTTCCTTTTGTAAATCCCGAAGTCGCCATTATTGGAATTTCTGCCATTGTGATCATTGCAGTCCTTGCAAAAATCAAAAACCCATTAGTCAAAAAATTGCCTGCACCACTAGTCGCAGTGTTAGTGGGGATAGTCCTCGGATTGGTTTTTGATTTAGCAGATGAACATTCTTATACATTACTCGATCAAACTTATAAAATTGGACCTGAAAAATTAGTAAATCTACCTGATCATATTTATGATGGGATTACCTTCCCTGACTTTTCCAGATGGAAAGATGGGATCTTTTGGGTCATGGTGATCACAATCGCACTCATCGCAAGCATTGAATCTTTGTTAACTGCAACCGCTGTTGATAATACAGATCCATATCGACGTAAATCCAATATGGATCGTGAACTTGTGGCGAAGGGTGCAGGAAACTTTCTTTTAGGTTGGATTGGTGGATTGCCGATCATCGCAGAAGTGGTCAGGTCTTCGGCCAATATGGAAAATGGCGCCAAAACTCGTTGGTCGAACTTTTTTCATGGTTTGTTTTTGTTATTTTTTATTTTGCTTTTGCCCGGCCTCATCCACAGAATTCCTCTCGCATCACTTGCAGGTATTTTGATTATGGTGGGGATTCGATTGGCTTCTCCTCATGTTTTTAAAGAAACATACGACAAAGGTTGGGACCAAATTGTTATTTTTACAGTCACTGTAGTTCTAACGATTGTTGAAGATTTGTTAGTTGGTGTTTTCTGTGGAATTGTTACAGCAATTTTAATTCAGATTTATTTCGGAGTTCCTCTTCGTTATATTTTTGTCGCCGATATTACTGTAAAATCTGAAAATAAAGTCCATGAGTTGTATGTAAAACATGCATTGCTTTTTTCGAATATGATTTCATTGAAATTATTACTTAGGAAAGTGACTCCCGGTGAAAGAGTGGACTTAAAGTTTGATAAAAACGTAAAGATGATTGGATTTTCAGCTATTGAGTTTCTACAAAGTTTCAAACGAGATTATGAATTAAGAGGTGGGCAAGTAAATCTAATTGGTTTTGAGGATTTAAAACCAATCTCGACTTATTATGGAGCCACACGAATCCACAAGTAA
- a CDS encoding AraC family transcriptional regulator — translation MKQMVRIILLLAIYAGLGGCLWKPESFYGRNISRDVQFLVPQKTEVPKNCSHESIQSLRNLVWIENRSADAMRGKREEGGQWVRFQLLNELEMDSQFSVLIQWINIPFVELCSEGPEGNVIDSYSGYVWEDWMGLLSPFPHFNVTLRPKESRYFYIYLISNEDLNFPIRTVSQAGYRSVVLFRFLTFLFFSMVGIVSFGWALSEYFKSKEKVYISILIHFLMFFLLVYSVHGKEFASIFGNTNNLIRHSYYIFLSINHFIFFVYLASFDQFVGNRVSRTILFWVSGFAGFLYILVPLFSRVYEFRIFLVLSIFGTAAYHLYKTHESLLVNQESENRSYVLGWFFFLFSVFLKTLFHFDFYPYQPFFIYASVFYLPFLTAGSFLFLRNYEKKDKSKTRYRSLTTKLDKTEFRNKLEMLLGAEKIYLDPACNEELIASKMGLSYHQLSELINSEYNFNFPSLLNQYRIKEAMILLNEKPELNIAEVGKLSGFGSRSAFYLEFKKQSGVNPNQFRKTKGHINKDS, via the coding sequence ATGAAACAAATGGTCCGAATTATCCTCCTATTGGCAATCTATGCCGGATTGGGTGGGTGTTTGTGGAAGCCTGAAAGTTTCTACGGGCGGAACATAAGCCGCGATGTCCAATTTTTAGTACCTCAAAAAACAGAAGTTCCTAAGAACTGTAGCCACGAATCGATCCAATCTCTGCGAAATTTGGTCTGGATTGAGAACAGAAGCGCGGATGCTATGAGGGGAAAACGGGAGGAAGGTGGCCAATGGGTCCGGTTTCAGTTACTGAATGAACTGGAAATGGATTCTCAATTCAGCGTGCTCATCCAATGGATTAACATTCCTTTTGTGGAACTTTGTTCGGAGGGTCCGGAAGGGAACGTCATAGATTCCTATAGTGGTTACGTTTGGGAAGATTGGATGGGTTTACTTTCTCCATTTCCTCATTTCAATGTCACCCTCCGCCCTAAAGAGAGTCGTTATTTTTATATCTATCTAATTTCCAACGAAGATTTGAACTTCCCGATCAGAACAGTCTCTCAGGCAGGTTACCGTTCTGTCGTTTTGTTTCGGTTTCTGACCTTTTTATTTTTTTCAATGGTTGGGATAGTTTCTTTTGGTTGGGCTTTATCAGAGTATTTTAAATCAAAAGAAAAAGTTTACATATCCATTTTAATACACTTTCTTATGTTCTTTCTTCTTGTGTATTCAGTGCACGGGAAAGAATTTGCATCAATTTTTGGGAATACTAACAATTTAATCAGGCATTCTTATTACATCTTTTTATCGATTAATCATTTCATCTTCTTTGTTTATTTAGCTTCTTTTGATCAGTTTGTCGGCAATCGTGTTTCTCGGACTATTTTGTTTTGGGTTTCAGGGTTTGCAGGATTTTTGTACATCCTTGTTCCTCTTTTTTCACGTGTTTACGAATTTAGAATTTTTCTAGTTCTATCTATCTTCGGAACTGCTGCCTATCACTTATATAAGACTCATGAATCTTTGTTAGTAAATCAAGAAAGTGAAAATAGATCTTACGTTCTTGGTTGGTTCTTCTTTCTTTTTTCCGTCTTCTTAAAGACATTGTTCCATTTCGATTTTTATCCATATCAGCCGTTTTTTATTTATGCGTCTGTGTTCTATCTTCCTTTCTTAACTGCGGGATCTTTTTTGTTTTTGCGGAACTACGAAAAAAAAGATAAATCGAAGACAAGATACAGATCGTTAACTACAAAACTAGATAAAACGGAGTTTCGTAATAAACTTGAGATGTTGTTAGGCGCAGAAAAAATCTACCTTGATCCAGCATGTAACGAAGAGCTCATCGCATCCAAAATGGGTCTTTCTTACCATCAGCTAAGCGAACTCATCAATTCAGAATACAACTTCAATTTTCCATCTTTGTTAAACCAATATCGAATCAAAGAGGCTATGATTTTACTGAATGAAAAACCAGAACTCAATATTGCTGAGGTTGGCAAACTATCTGGATTTGGATCCAGATCCGCTTTTTATTTAGAATTTAAAAAACAATCCGGTGTGAACCCGAACCAATTTCGAAAAACAAAAGGCCATATAAATAAAGATAGTTAG
- a CDS encoding sodium-dependent bicarbonate transport family permease gives MDFHAALNNILNPPVLFFFLGMGVVFFKSDLRITEGVSKFLSLYLLFSIGFKGGHELFKSPFAEEHLLTLIACMFMACFVPIYSYFIFKAKLDHANSAALAGSFGSISAVTFVTAGAFLHSYGYEYQGFIVAGMALMESPAIVLAVILDRLGKKKNHENINEKIHWKQLLHEAFFSSSVYILIGALIVGYLSGESGWNTTKPFTEDIFKGLLTFFLLDKGIDAARQMRELKKVGFFLVGSAIAIMVINVVIAILLTKIIQMPIGDALMFVVLCASASYIAVPAAMKESIPEANPSIYLTVALSIVFPINIIIGIPLYFYILKVISGVA, from the coding sequence ATGGATTTCCACGCAGCACTCAACAACATTTTAAACCCACCGGTACTCTTTTTCTTTTTAGGAATGGGTGTCGTATTCTTCAAATCAGATCTAAGGATTACGGAAGGTGTCTCCAAATTCCTATCTTTGTATCTTTTGTTCTCCATTGGCTTCAAAGGTGGTCATGAACTTTTCAAATCCCCTTTTGCAGAAGAACATTTGTTAACACTCATCGCCTGTATGTTTATGGCATGTTTTGTTCCCATTTATTCTTACTTTATCTTCAAAGCAAAACTGGATCATGCGAACTCTGCAGCCCTTGCGGGAAGTTTTGGTTCGATCAGTGCCGTTACCTTTGTGACCGCAGGAGCTTTCTTACACAGCTATGGATATGAATACCAAGGTTTTATCGTAGCAGGAATGGCTCTTATGGAATCACCCGCGATTGTTCTCGCAGTGATTTTGGATCGTTTGGGTAAAAAGAAAAACCATGAAAATATAAACGAAAAAATTCATTGGAAACAATTACTCCACGAAGCTTTCTTTAGTTCTTCAGTTTATATTTTGATCGGAGCACTCATCGTTGGTTATCTATCTGGTGAATCTGGTTGGAATACTACAAAACCTTTCACTGAGGATATTTTTAAAGGACTTCTCACTTTCTTTCTTTTGGACAAAGGAATTGATGCCGCAAGACAAATGCGCGAACTAAAGAAAGTTGGATTCTTTTTGGTTGGATCAGCCATTGCCATCATGGTGATCAACGTCGTCATTGCGATCCTACTCACAAAAATCATTCAAATGCCTATCGGCGATGCTCTGATGTTCGTAGTACTTTGTGCTTCCGCATCCTACATTGCAGTACCGGCAGCCATGAAGGAATCTATTCCCGAGGCAAATCCAAGCATTTACCTAACAGTAGCTTTATCAATCGTGTTCCCAATTAATATTATTATTGGAATTCCCTTATACTTTTATATACTAAAAGTAATAAGCGGAGTCGCATAA